TGATCGCCGAGCTGCGCAACCACGTCGGCAAGACGCTCGGCCCGATCGCCAAGCCCAAGCAGATCAAGGTGGTCTCGGAGCTGCCGAAGACCCGCTCCGGCAAGATCATGCGCCGTCTGCTGCGCGACATCGCCGAGGGCCGCGAGGTGGGCGACACCACCACGCTGGCCGACTCCTCGGTGATGAACCTGATCCAGTCCCAGCTGCCGGCCGCCGGCTCCGAGGGCTGATCCGCCGCCGTTCACGAGGCCGGGCCCCGTTCCGCACGCAGCGGAGCGGGGCCCGTCCCGTTCACCGGCCCACGTTCACGGACCCGGCGACTCACCGACCCGGCAACTCACCGACCCGGCGACTCACCGACCCGGCAGCCCGGTCAGGCCGCCAGCGCCCGCAGCACGTCGTACGCGCCCTGGGCGAACCTGCGCCGCCCGACGGCCAGCGGCCCGGCCAGCGCGACCAGGCCGGTCTGCGCGGCCCGGTCGAAGCCCACGAAGGCGGTGCAGCGGCCGGTGGAGCCGCTGTGGAAGACCACCTCGCGGTCCTCGGCCCCCTCCTCGGCCGGGCGGTGGTGCCAGCTCAGGCCGATCCGCTGCCCGGAGCCGCGCCGGGCGACCCGGGGCAGGCACACCTCGCGCAGCGCGGTCCGCAGGCTGGCCGCCGCGCCGGTCCGCTCCGGGATCGGCACCGCGTCCACCGCCAGGTGGGCCTGCAGGTAGCGCAGCATGTCGTCGGCGGTGGAGCGCAGGGCGGCCGCGCCGGGCAGCGCCGGGACCTTGAACGAGGGGATCCAGCGGCCGCGCCGGTAGCCGGTGGTCTCGTCCCGGCCGGTGCCGCAGGAGGTGTCGATCAGGCCGAGCGGCTCGCAGACCCGCCCGGTGAGCAGTTCCTGGTAGCGCTGCCCGGCGGCCCGTTCCAGCACCAGGCCGAGCAGTCCGGCGCCGAGGCTGGAGTACCGCACCCGGGTGCCGGGGGTGCCGCGCACGGGGGTGCGGGGCAGCGCGCGCAGCAGGTGCGCGGCGCTGAAGGTGGCGTACGGGCTGGTGAACCAGCGGGGCACCGCGGCGGGGACCAGGCCGACCGGCAGCCGGGGCAGCCCGGAGGTGTGGGTGGCCAGGTGCAGCAGGGTGATCGGGCGCTCGTGCGGGTAGCCGGGCAGCGCCTCGGCGGGCAGGTAGCGGTCGATCGGGTCGTCGTAGCCGACCTCGCCGCGAGCGACCATGTCGGCGAGCAGCAGCGCGGTGAAGGTCTTGGTGACCGAGCCCAGTTCGAAGCGGGTGTCGGCCCGCACCGGGCGCTCCCCGGCCCGGTCGGCGTAGCCGCGGCAGGCGACGGTGCGCTCGGTGCCGCGGATCACCGCGATGGCCATGCCGCCCTGGGGCGCGGCGGCGGCGAACAGCGGGCGCAGCAGGTGGTCGAGGTCCGGGTCGGCTAACGGGGGCAGGGCGGTGTCGGCGCCCTCGGCTCCTCTCCCCTGCGGACCCACGGCCTGGACCGGTATGGGTTCGGTTTCCTGACTGGGCATCGTTTCCTCCATGACGGGGCGGGCGGCCGGGGCGGCGGCCCGCTTCTGCGGCCGACCCTAGGAACGCGGCGGATCGTCCGCATCCGGCCGAACCCATCCGGGTCAGCGCACCGGAGCCGGCCCGGCGAACCCCCCTACAGTGGGGCGAACCGATTGACCGCTTGTCCCGGGCCGTAGGATGGCGGGGAACCATCTGGAACCTGAGGCGCGCCGGGAAGTCTGGTCGGCACTGCACCACCCGTGTGTCCGCATGCCGCCCGCCCCAGGAGGTCCCCGCCGTGGCCAGCCCGTCCGACGACCGCGACCAGCACGACGACCACGACGCGTCCGGTGCGCGTGACAAGTCCGGTGCGCACGAGAGGCCCGGTGAGCGCCGGCAGTTCCTCGGCCTGCTGTCGCT
The window above is part of the Kitasatospora sp. NA04385 genome. Proteins encoded here:
- a CDS encoding serine hydrolase; protein product: MPSQETEPIPVQAVGPQGRGAEGADTALPPLADPDLDHLLRPLFAAAAPQGGMAIAVIRGTERTVACRGYADRAGERPVRADTRFELGSVTKTFTALLLADMVARGEVGYDDPIDRYLPAEALPGYPHERPITLLHLATHTSGLPRLPVGLVPAAVPRWFTSPYATFSAAHLLRALPRTPVRGTPGTRVRYSSLGAGLLGLVLERAAGQRYQELLTGRVCEPLGLIDTSCGTGRDETTGYRRGRWIPSFKVPALPGAAALRSTADDMLRYLQAHLAVDAVPIPERTGAAASLRTALREVCLPRVARRGSGQRIGLSWHHRPAEEGAEDREVVFHSGSTGRCTAFVGFDRAAQTGLVALAGPLAVGRRRFAQGAYDVLRALAA